In Chromobacterium rhizoryzae, one genomic interval encodes:
- the xseA gene encoding exodeoxyribonuclease VII large subunit — protein sequence MFFTAPQNDVISVSSLNRMARDLLESGLPPMWIGGEISNLTLAASGHAYFSLKDGGAQVRCVMFRGKVSQLPFRPAEGMQVELKGTVTLYEARGDFQINVDQMRSAGLGRLYEAFEKLKAKLQAEGLFNPASKRPLPAHPAAIGIVTSPAAAALRDVVSTLRRRMPSIPLILYPAQVQGEGSAQQVADAIRSAGERREVDVLIVCRGGGSIEDLWSFNEEIVARAVAASPIPTVSGVGHETDFTICDFVADKRAPTPTAAAELVSPSREHLNAQLETAKRGLERALGRLLTDKSQQLDYLARRLAHPGEKLQRQREALQRQQERLQRRLGSLFEQRRWALQLADSKLQGRRPDLAQTAQTLDRLQTRLQRARRDLLNRQAQKLDTLAATLLALNPEAVLARGYAIVQKQDGTAVKSPAELRDRERVSLRLAEGSTEAVIDHPQGAQPSLF from the coding sequence ATGTTTTTTACCGCACCCCAGAACGACGTCATCAGCGTCTCCTCCCTCAACCGCATGGCGCGCGATCTGCTGGAAAGCGGACTGCCGCCGATGTGGATAGGCGGCGAAATTTCCAACCTCACCCTGGCCGCGTCCGGGCACGCCTATTTCTCCCTGAAAGACGGCGGCGCCCAAGTGCGCTGCGTGATGTTCCGCGGCAAAGTGTCGCAACTGCCCTTCCGCCCGGCGGAAGGCATGCAGGTGGAGCTCAAGGGCACCGTCACCCTGTACGAGGCCCGCGGCGACTTCCAGATCAACGTCGACCAGATGCGCTCCGCCGGCCTGGGCCGTTTGTACGAGGCTTTTGAAAAACTCAAGGCCAAGCTGCAGGCGGAAGGCTTGTTCAACCCGGCGAGCAAACGTCCGCTGCCGGCCCACCCCGCCGCCATCGGCATCGTCACCTCGCCCGCCGCCGCCGCGCTGCGCGACGTGGTCAGCACGCTGCGCCGGCGCATGCCCTCCATCCCGCTGATTCTCTACCCGGCCCAGGTGCAGGGCGAAGGCTCGGCCCAGCAAGTGGCCGACGCTATCCGCAGCGCCGGCGAACGGCGCGAGGTGGACGTGCTCATCGTCTGCCGCGGCGGCGGCAGCATCGAGGACTTGTGGTCGTTCAACGAGGAAATCGTCGCCCGCGCGGTGGCCGCCAGCCCCATTCCCACCGTCAGCGGCGTCGGCCACGAAACCGACTTCACCATCTGCGACTTCGTCGCCGACAAACGCGCGCCCACGCCCACCGCCGCCGCGGAACTGGTGTCCCCCAGCCGCGAGCACCTGAACGCTCAGCTCGAAACCGCCAAGCGCGGCCTGGAGCGCGCGCTCGGCCGCCTGCTGACCGACAAATCCCAGCAGCTGGACTATCTGGCGCGCCGGCTGGCCCACCCCGGCGAAAAGCTGCAACGCCAGCGCGAAGCGCTGCAGCGCCAGCAAGAGCGGCTGCAACGCCGGCTGGGCAGCCTGTTCGAACAACGGCGTTGGGCGCTGCAACTGGCGGACAGCAAACTGCAAGGCCGCCGACCGGACCTGGCTCAAACCGCGCAAACGCTGGACCGGCTGCAAACCCGGCTGCAGCGCGCGCGTCGGGATCTGCTCAACCGGCAGGCCCAGAAACTGGACACCCTGGCCGCCACCCTGCTGGCGCTCAATCCGGAAGCGGTGCTGGCCCGCGGCTACGCCATCGTGCAAAAACAGGACGGCACCGCGGTCAAATCCCCGGCGGAACTGCGCGACCGCGAACGCGTCAGCCTACGCCTGGCCGAAGGCAGCACCGAGGCCGTGATCGACCATCCGCAAGGCGCGCAGCCCAGCTTGTTCTGA
- a CDS encoding DUF6616 family protein: protein MAHYLVELYSPKPAWLALSFLHRTDFLDQVKSNIEALPGLGIQLLTLSQIAADADQAAPYRFLGVWSLPDQEACEGMLAGIRASGWYDYFDHVNAVGAAGGVDVHLADLLQVK, encoded by the coding sequence ATGGCGCATTATCTGGTGGAATTGTACAGCCCGAAGCCGGCTTGGCTGGCCTTGAGTTTTTTGCACCGCACCGACTTCCTGGATCAGGTCAAAAGCAATATCGAGGCGCTGCCCGGCCTGGGCATTCAACTGCTGACCTTGAGCCAGATCGCGGCCGACGCCGATCAGGCGGCGCCCTATCGCTTCCTGGGCGTGTGGAGCCTGCCTGACCAAGAGGCCTGTGAGGGGATGCTGGCCGGCATCCGCGCCAGCGGCTGGTACGATTATTTCGATCACGTCAACGCGGTGGGCGCGGCCGGCGGCGTGGACGTGCATCTGGCGGACCTGCTGCAAGTCAAGTAA
- the mfd gene encoding transcription-repair coupling factor, with product MLDNLPRIPPASQKTRHGRLPAGLDANIVARLAAERRPLLILAADAQSAQRLQAEAPFFAPSLRVALLPDWETLPYDHFSPHGELVSERLATLWQIHQRECDVIIAPVSTAMTRLAPIGYLLGRTFFLQAKQRLDVEQLRANMVTAGYHHVTQVMAPGEFSIRGGLIDLFPMGSALPYRIDLFDDEIDSLRTFDPDNQRTLYPVPEIRLLPAREYPADESGVTAFRQRYRERIEGDPSKSRIYKDVSQGLWPAGIEYFLPLFFDDTATLFDYLGEDALIVLHHDVQQAAQVFWQDVESRYDMARGDTERPVLPPADIFLRPDELMARLKPYARVELAGDGELAEGCAPLPELAVERRAEQPLHKLDAFIRSGGQRILITVESLGRRETVHQFLQEHGIKPRPVDGWAEFIAGDMPLALSVAPLYTGFALPGAGIAVVTESELYQHVARSHTRRKSARAGSDSMLRDLAEVKAGDPVVHEQHGIGRYVGLVSMDLGEGETELMQLEYADSATLYVPVSQLHLISRYAGGAADQIHLHKLGNPAWEKAKKRAAEKARDTAAELLNLYAQRAAREGHSFSLSHHDYEAFAAGFSFEETPDQASAIEAVVQDMCSGKPMDRLVCGDVGFGKTEVALRAAFVAVLGGKQVAVLVPTTLLAEQHFQNFSDRFADWPVKIAELSRFRSAKESKAALAGLADGGVDIVIGTHKLVQPDIQFKNLGLVIIDEEHRFGVRQKEQLKRLRANVDVLTLTATPIPRTLSMALEGLRDFSVIATAPSRRLAVKTFVSPVANGVIREAVLRELKRGGQVFFLHNEVDTIENMREKLAELVPEARIGVAHGQLRERELEQVMRDFLQQRFNVLLCSTIIETGIDIPNANTILINRADKFGLAQLHQLRGRVGRSHHQAYAYLLTPDGITKDAMKRLEAIQMSEELGAGFYLAMHDLEIRGAGEVLGEGQSGEMQEVGFSLFTEMLKQAVRDLKKGRTPDLDAPLGVTTEINMHSPALLPDGYCPDVHERLVLYKRLATCESEQEIDDIHEELIDRFGLPPQTVKTLIDSHRLRLLAKPLGVQKLDASEVAIQVHFAKNPPIDPMKIIQLLQTKRNYRLAGQDKLRVEADIQDVALRVVRVKELLKELSS from the coding sequence ATGCTGGATAACCTCCCGCGGATCCCTCCCGCCAGTCAGAAAACTCGTCACGGACGCCTGCCCGCCGGGCTGGACGCCAACATCGTCGCCCGCCTCGCCGCAGAGCGGCGTCCGCTGCTCATCCTCGCCGCCGACGCGCAATCGGCGCAGCGCCTGCAAGCCGAGGCTCCGTTCTTCGCGCCCTCGCTGCGCGTGGCGCTGCTGCCGGACTGGGAGACCCTGCCCTACGACCATTTCTCCCCGCACGGCGAACTGGTCAGCGAGCGGCTGGCCACCTTGTGGCAGATCCATCAGCGCGAATGCGATGTGATCATCGCCCCGGTCAGCACCGCGATGACGCGGCTGGCGCCGATCGGCTATCTGCTGGGACGCACCTTCTTCCTGCAGGCCAAGCAGCGGCTGGATGTGGAGCAGCTGCGCGCCAATATGGTCACCGCCGGTTACCACCACGTCACCCAGGTGATGGCCCCGGGCGAATTCTCCATCCGTGGCGGTCTGATCGACCTCTTCCCGATGGGATCGGCGCTGCCCTACCGCATCGATCTGTTCGACGACGAAATCGACAGCCTGCGCACCTTCGACCCGGACAATCAGCGCACCCTGTACCCGGTGCCGGAAATCCGCCTGCTGCCGGCGCGGGAATACCCGGCGGATGAAAGCGGGGTCACCGCCTTCCGCCAGCGCTACCGCGAGCGCATCGAAGGCGACCCCAGCAAGAGCCGCATTTACAAAGACGTCTCCCAGGGCCTGTGGCCGGCCGGCATCGAATACTTCCTGCCGCTGTTCTTCGACGACACCGCTACGCTGTTCGACTACCTGGGCGAGGACGCGCTGATCGTGTTGCACCACGATGTGCAACAGGCCGCCCAGGTCTTCTGGCAAGACGTGGAAAGCCGCTACGACATGGCGCGCGGCGACACCGAGCGCCCGGTGCTGCCGCCGGCCGACATCTTCCTGCGCCCGGACGAACTGATGGCGCGGCTCAAGCCTTACGCCCGCGTGGAACTCGCCGGCGACGGCGAACTGGCGGAAGGCTGCGCCCCGCTGCCGGAACTGGCGGTGGAGCGCCGCGCCGAACAACCGCTGCACAAGCTGGACGCTTTCATCCGCAGCGGCGGGCAACGCATCCTGATCACCGTGGAAAGCCTGGGCCGCCGCGAAACCGTCCACCAGTTCCTGCAAGAGCACGGCATCAAGCCGCGCCCGGTGGACGGCTGGGCCGAGTTCATCGCCGGCGACATGCCGCTGGCGCTGAGCGTGGCCCCGCTCTACACCGGCTTCGCCCTGCCCGGCGCCGGCATCGCCGTGGTCACCGAATCCGAGCTCTACCAGCATGTGGCGCGCAGCCACACCCGCCGCAAAAGCGCGCGCGCCGGCTCCGACTCCATGCTGCGCGACCTGGCCGAGGTCAAGGCCGGCGACCCGGTGGTGCACGAACAGCACGGCATCGGCCGCTACGTCGGCCTGGTGTCCATGGACCTGGGCGAAGGCGAAACCGAGCTGATGCAGCTGGAGTACGCCGACAGCGCCACCCTCTACGTGCCGGTCAGCCAGCTGCATCTGATTTCCCGTTACGCCGGCGGCGCGGCGGACCAGATCCACCTGCACAAGCTGGGCAATCCGGCCTGGGAGAAAGCCAAGAAGCGCGCCGCGGAAAAAGCCCGCGACACCGCCGCCGAGCTGCTCAACCTCTACGCCCAACGCGCCGCGCGCGAAGGCCACAGCTTCAGCCTGTCCCACCACGACTACGAAGCCTTCGCCGCCGGCTTCAGCTTCGAGGAAACCCCGGACCAGGCCAGCGCCATCGAAGCCGTGGTGCAGGACATGTGCTCTGGCAAGCCGATGGACCGCCTGGTCTGCGGCGACGTCGGCTTCGGCAAGACCGAAGTCGCGCTGCGCGCCGCCTTCGTCGCCGTCCTCGGCGGCAAACAGGTGGCGGTGCTGGTGCCCACCACCTTGCTGGCGGAACAGCACTTCCAAAACTTCTCCGACCGCTTCGCCGACTGGCCGGTGAAAATCGCCGAACTGTCCCGCTTCCGCAGCGCCAAGGAAAGCAAGGCCGCGCTGGCCGGCCTGGCCGACGGCGGCGTGGACATCGTCATCGGCACCCACAAGCTGGTGCAGCCGGACATCCAGTTCAAGAACCTGGGCCTGGTCATCATCGACGAGGAACACCGTTTCGGCGTGCGCCAGAAAGAGCAACTGAAACGGCTGCGCGCCAATGTGGACGTGCTGACGCTGACCGCGACGCCGATTCCGCGCACGCTGTCGATGGCGCTGGAAGGCCTGCGCGACTTCTCCGTCATCGCCACCGCCCCCAGCCGCCGGCTGGCGGTGAAAACCTTCGTCAGCCCGGTGGCCAACGGCGTGATCCGCGAAGCGGTGCTGCGCGAACTCAAACGCGGCGGCCAGGTGTTCTTCCTGCACAACGAGGTGGACACCATAGAAAACATGCGGGAAAAGCTGGCCGAACTGGTGCCGGAAGCCCGCATCGGCGTGGCCCACGGCCAGCTGCGCGAACGCGAGCTGGAACAAGTGATGCGCGACTTCCTGCAGCAGCGCTTCAATGTGCTGCTGTGCTCCACCATTATTGAAACCGGCATCGACATCCCCAACGCCAACACCATCCTGATCAACCGCGCCGATAAGTTCGGCCTGGCCCAGCTGCACCAGCTGCGCGGCCGCGTAGGCCGCAGCCACCATCAGGCCTACGCCTATCTGCTGACGCCGGACGGCATCACCAAGGACGCGATGAAACGGCTGGAAGCCATCCAGATGTCCGAGGAACTGGGCGCCGGCTTCTACCTGGCGATGCACGATCTGGAAATCCGCGGCGCCGGCGAAGTACTGGGCGAAGGCCAGTCCGGCGAGATGCAGGAAGTGGGCTTCTCCCTGTTCACCGAAATGCTCAAGCAGGCGGTGCGCGATCTCAAGAAAGGCCGCACCCCGGACCTGGACGCGCCGCTGGGCGTCACCACCGAAATCAATATGCACAGCCCGGCCCTGCTGCCGGACGGCTATTGCCCCGACGTGCACGAGCGGCTGGTGCTCTACAAGCGGCTGGCCACTTGCGAGAGCGAACAGGAAATCGACGATATCCACGAAGAGCTGATAGACCGCTTCGGCCTGCCGCCGCAAACCGTCAAGACCCTGATAGACAGCCACCGCCTGCGTCTGCTGGCCAAGCCCTTGGGCGTGCAAAAGCTGGACGCCAGCGAAGTGGCCATCCAGGTCCACTTCGCCAAGAACCCGCCGATAGACCCGATGAAAATCATCCAGCTGCTGCAAACCAAGCGCAACTACAGGCTGGCGGGACAGGACAAGCTGCGCGTGGAGGCCGATATTCAGGACGTGGCGCTGCGCGTGGTCAGGGTCAAGGAACTGTTGAAGGAGTTGAGCTCCTAA
- a CDS encoding methyl-accepting chemotaxis protein, translating to MRHHSISLKLNLAFMLIMSALLAAFGALDYWRTQQELRQELDGEIAAISARLAANLAGPMWNFDSAQGLRVLEAEMGKRALRGVFVRDANGVPFAGYRREADGSLLRGAAPAPDADLTRERAVVFHDGATARVVGKLSLQVSTEEIREKLRAVLWRVTAEILLLDLVTVLVLSLLVRRLLHRPIREVSQALHAIADGDLTAPPRYASQDELGDLAESTRRLVAKLAGILAHIDAFSSDLANAARQISQAVDTLSQQASEQANNIDKNSASLEQISAFVWKNRDDARTTDQMASDSSRHAAAGGQAVDETIAAMWDIANKVLIIDDIAYQTNLLALNAAIEAARAGEHGRGFAVVAGEVRKLAARSQQAAKEISQLTQSSVRRAEHAGELFNQMLPTIQSTASFVQEINQSSNQQAQRVEQINQGVSEISRSMQANAAASEQLTATARGMSEQAVELAQTIGYFKY from the coding sequence ATGCGGCACCACAGCATCAGCCTGAAGCTCAACCTGGCCTTCATGCTCATCATGTCCGCCCTGCTGGCGGCCTTCGGCGCGCTGGACTATTGGCGCACCCAACAGGAACTGCGTCAGGAACTGGACGGAGAAATCGCCGCGATCAGCGCGCGGCTGGCGGCGAATCTGGCCGGACCCATGTGGAATTTCGACAGCGCGCAAGGCTTGCGGGTGCTGGAGGCTGAGATGGGCAAACGCGCGCTCCGCGGCGTGTTCGTCCGCGACGCCAACGGCGTTCCCTTCGCCGGCTACCGCCGCGAGGCCGACGGCTCGCTGCTGCGCGGCGCCGCTCCGGCGCCGGACGCGGACCTGACGCGCGAACGCGCCGTGGTCTTTCACGACGGCGCGACCGCGCGCGTCGTCGGCAAGCTGAGCCTGCAAGTGTCCACGGAAGAAATCCGCGAGAAACTGCGCGCGGTGCTGTGGCGGGTGACGGCGGAAATCCTGCTGCTGGACCTGGTCACCGTCCTGGTGCTGTCCCTGCTGGTGCGCCGCCTGCTGCACCGGCCCATCCGCGAGGTGAGCCAGGCGCTGCACGCCATCGCCGACGGCGATCTGACCGCGCCGCCGCGCTACGCCAGCCAGGACGAACTGGGCGATCTGGCCGAATCCACTCGCCGGCTGGTCGCCAAGCTGGCCGGCATTCTGGCGCATATCGACGCTTTTTCCTCGGACCTGGCCAACGCCGCGCGCCAGATCAGCCAGGCGGTGGACACCCTGAGCCAGCAAGCGTCGGAGCAGGCCAACAACATCGACAAGAACAGCGCCAGCCTGGAACAGATTTCCGCCTTCGTGTGGAAGAACCGGGACGACGCCCGCACCACGGATCAGATGGCCAGCGACAGCAGCAGGCACGCGGCGGCCGGCGGCCAGGCGGTGGACGAGACCATCGCCGCGATGTGGGACATCGCCAACAAGGTGCTGATCATCGACGACATCGCCTACCAGACCAATCTGCTGGCGCTGAACGCGGCGATCGAGGCGGCGCGCGCCGGCGAACACGGCCGCGGCTTCGCAGTGGTGGCCGGCGAAGTGCGCAAGCTGGCGGCGCGCAGCCAGCAGGCGGCCAAGGAAATCAGCCAGCTGACGCAAAGCAGCGTGCGCCGCGCCGAACACGCGGGCGAACTGTTCAATCAGATGTTGCCGACGATACAGAGCACCGCCAGCTTCGTGCAGGAAATCAATCAGTCCTCCAACCAGCAGGCGCAGCGGGTGGAGCAGATCAATCAGGGCGTCAGCGAAATCAGCCGTTCCATGCAGGCCAACGCCGCGGCGTCGGAACAGCTGACCGCCACCGCGCGCGGCATGAGCGAGCAGGCGGTGGAGCTGGCGCAGACCATAGGTTATTTCAAATACTGA
- a CDS encoding GNAT family N-acetyltransferase → MALEALSPAPALPARHGNGLLLRAAVAEEMEAVYLMGRDVWGEGCSEAEYLRICRDSHKYRRGSWHVLADTDGSLLCSAIAYRLPSLAEREAVGIGSIATAPARRGQGFASLFLKEVLSAYREQSLAEVFLLYADIHCEFYRRFGFRVLPEASQARGDALGMMLCAPELWEDAMLALAERPLGYF, encoded by the coding sequence ATGGCGCTTGAAGCTTTAAGCCCGGCGCCGGCGTTGCCGGCCCGGCATGGCAATGGTCTGCTTTTGCGGGCGGCGGTTGCGGAGGAGATGGAGGCGGTTTATCTGATGGGGCGGGATGTTTGGGGCGAGGGCTGCTCCGAGGCCGAGTATTTGCGAATCTGCCGGGATTCGCATAAGTATCGACGCGGCAGCTGGCATGTGTTGGCGGATACGGATGGAAGCTTGCTGTGTTCGGCGATTGCCTATCGCTTGCCGTCGCTGGCGGAGCGGGAGGCCGTTGGCATTGGTTCGATCGCCACGGCGCCTGCCAGGCGTGGTCAGGGCTTTGCCAGCCTATTTTTGAAGGAAGTGTTGAGCGCCTACCGAGAACAAAGTTTGGCGGAGGTGTTTTTGCTGTACGCCGATATCCACTGCGAGTTTTATCGACGCTTTGGCTTCCGAGTCTTGCCTGAGGCTTCGCAAGCGCGCGGCGATGCGCTGGGGATGATGCTATGCGCGCCGGAGCTGTGGGAGGACGCCATGCTGGCGCTGGCTGAGCGTCCTCTTGGATATTTCTGA
- a CDS encoding amino acid permease, which translates to MQPAQDTLHRGLEERHINLMALGATIGVGLFLGSATAIKMAGPAIMLAYALGGFAIFLIMRALGEMAIHNPVAGSFSRYALDYLGPLAGYLTGWNYWFLWLVTCMAEITAVGVYMGIWFPDIPAWYWALAALVAMGGVNFIAVKAYGEFEFWFALIKIVTIVLMIIGGLGMIVFGLGHGGVATGISNLWSHGGFMPNGFGGVLMSLQMVMFAYLGVEMLGLTAGEAKNPKKALARAVDSVFWRILIFYIGALFVILAIYPWNELGTRGSPFVLTFEQLGIPAAAGIINFVVLTAALSSCNSGIFSTGRMLYNLAQQQQALPIFAKVSRQGVPVFALLMSVFALLVGVLLNYLAPKEVFTWLTAISTFGAIWTWVIILLAQLRFRRTLSREQLAALAYKMPLWPYGSYIAMGFLILVVGLMAYFPDTRIALIIGPGWLAFLVVAYYLLGYNKRSAEEVARLAQNAR; encoded by the coding sequence ATGCAACCTGCTCAAGACACCCTGCACCGGGGTTTGGAAGAGCGGCATATCAACCTCATGGCCTTGGGCGCCACCATCGGCGTCGGCCTGTTTCTGGGATCGGCCACCGCCATCAAGATGGCCGGCCCCGCCATCATGCTGGCTTACGCCCTGGGCGGTTTCGCCATCTTCCTCATCATGCGCGCGCTGGGCGAAATGGCCATCCACAATCCGGTGGCCGGCTCATTCAGCCGCTACGCGCTGGATTACCTCGGCCCCTTGGCCGGCTACCTGACCGGCTGGAATTACTGGTTTCTGTGGCTGGTGACCTGCATGGCGGAAATCACCGCCGTCGGCGTCTATATGGGCATCTGGTTCCCGGACATTCCGGCCTGGTACTGGGCGCTGGCCGCGCTGGTGGCCATGGGCGGCGTCAACTTCATCGCGGTCAAGGCTTATGGCGAATTCGAGTTCTGGTTCGCGCTGATCAAGATCGTCACCATCGTGCTGATGATCATCGGCGGCCTGGGCATGATCGTGTTCGGCCTGGGACACGGCGGCGTGGCCACCGGCATCTCCAATCTGTGGAGCCACGGCGGCTTCATGCCCAACGGCTTTGGCGGCGTGCTGATGTCGCTGCAAATGGTGATGTTCGCCTACCTGGGCGTGGAAATGCTGGGCCTGACCGCTGGCGAAGCCAAGAACCCGAAGAAAGCGCTGGCCCGCGCCGTGGATTCGGTGTTCTGGCGCATCCTGATTTTCTACATCGGCGCGCTGTTCGTGATCCTGGCGATTTATCCGTGGAACGAGCTGGGCACCCGCGGCAGCCCCTTCGTGCTCACTTTCGAGCAGCTGGGCATCCCCGCCGCCGCCGGCATCATCAACTTCGTGGTGCTCACCGCCGCGCTGTCCTCGTGCAATAGCGGCATTTTCAGCACCGGCCGCATGTTGTACAACCTGGCCCAGCAACAGCAGGCGCTGCCCATCTTCGCCAAAGTGTCGCGTCAGGGCGTGCCGGTGTTCGCCTTGCTGATGTCGGTGTTCGCGCTGTTGGTTGGCGTGCTGCTCAACTATCTGGCGCCCAAGGAAGTGTTCACCTGGCTGACCGCGATCTCCACCTTCGGCGCGATCTGGACCTGGGTGATCATCCTGCTGGCCCAGCTGCGCTTCCGCCGCACCTTGAGCCGCGAGCAGCTGGCGGCGCTGGCCTACAAGATGCCGTTATGGCCGTATGGCTCCTACATCGCCATGGGCTTCCTGATCCTGGTGGTGGGCTTGATGGCCTATTTCCCGGATACCCGCATCGCCTTGATCATCGGCCCGGGTTGGCTGGCCTTCCTGGTGGTGGCCTATTATCTGTTGGGCTACAACAAGCGCAGCGCCGAGGAAGTGGCGCGGCTGGCGCAGAACGCTCGCTGA